GGCCGGAATCGCCCGCTCAAGCCGCTCTTGACGCTCAAACCGGATGAGCCGGGCGCGGCGCAGTCCGGGCGCGCACGACCTGACCCTGTCTCACAGGGAGGCCGCCAGCGCGGCGATCTCCTCCCGCAGCCATTGCTGCGCGGGATGGGCGTCATTGCGGCGGTGCCACATGAGGTCGTAGGCGATGTCCGGCAGCGCCACCGGCGGAGTGAACTGGTCCAGTTGCGCCCCGTGCGGCGACTGCCCGGCGACGCGTTTCATGACGGTGCAGACCATGTCGGAGTGGGCCACGATGGTGGGCGCCGCGAACATCTGCGGCAGGCTGAGCGCAACCCGACGACGCTTGCCGAGGTACGCCAGCGCCTGATCGACCAGGCCATGTCGATCGCCCTCGGGCGAGACCAGCAGGTGGTCCAGTTCGAGGAACAGCGCGAGGTCCAGGCCTGCTTCCTTCGTGATCGATGGCGTCCCCGATGGCGCGGCCGCTTTCGTCGCTGATCTGGACGTCGGTCTTGTCGACGATTTCTTGGTCGCCAATTTCTTGGGCGACTGCAGGGCCGGATGCCCGCGACGCAGGAGGCACACGAACTGGTCCTGCATGATCGATCGCGACAGGATGCGGCGCTCCGCCTGGGTCGGCGGCACGCCCACGGCCACGTCGATCGTGCCTGCGTCGAGCAGGTCGACGGCGTTGTCGCGGCTCCCGATGCCGTGGATGGCCAGGGAGAGTCCCGGGCCCCGCGCCTTCAATGCGCTCGCCAGGGCAGGGAGCAGGACGAAGGCCGGATATTCGGACATCCCGATGTTGAAGGTCAGCGACGCGCTGGCGGGCTCGAACAGCGGCTTGGGCAGCAGCGCGGTCTTGATCTGCTGGAGCGCCTGGGAGATCGGTTCCGCCATCTCCCGGGCCTTGGGCGTCGGCAGCAGACCTTGCGCGCTGCGCAGGAACAAGGGGTCGCCGAACAGCGTCCGCAGGCGCGACAGGGCCGCGCTCATCGCCGGCTGACTGACGCCCACCCGCGCCGCCGCGCGGGTCACGTGGCACTCGCTCATCAGCGCATCAAACGCGGCCAGCAGGTTCAGATCGATGCCGTGGAAATCCATATTTTGTATAAAGAGTCATACAGGCTATTTGTTGGACTGATTGGACCAGACTGCCCAGAATTCCGCCACGCCCTACCTCAGGCAGTCGCGGCGAGCCTGCCCGGCTTCGCCGCTTTCTTCCACGTCCACAGGTCCTCCAATGAAAAAGTTCTACCTCGCCACCACCTTCGCCTTCATGGCCTTGCTCTCCAGCGTCGGCGCTGCCCACGCCGCGGACGACCGGGCGGTCGTCGAATCGTTCTACAAGCTGCTGCTGAGCGGCACGACCAGTCCCGACCTCCAGGAGCGCATGAACGACGTGCTGTCGCCCGCGTGGGAGAGCTATGGCGGCTACGGCCAACCGGCAAAGACGCGGGCGCAGTTCCTGGCGCAGCTGCAGGGGACGGGCACCGTCGTTCCGAACCTGGTGTGGAAGGTCGAGGAGGTCCTGCAGGAGGGCAATCGATTCGTGGTCCGGGGTCGGGCGACCGCCACGCCGGTCCGCCCCTTCCTCGGCGTCGAACCGAGCAACCGGAGCTTCGAGATCATGTCGATCGACATCCACACGGTGGAGAACCACAAGATCGTGAAGTCCTATCACGTCGAGGACTGGCACGCTGCGATCGAGCAGCTGCAAGGCAAATGAACGCGATCGCAGGACGGCACAGGACCCACCCATGACAACGCTCAAGCTCATCGCCGCGGGCCTCGCGCTCGCCGGACTCATGACCGGCACCGCGGCGGTTGCCGCCGGCAAAGACGTCTCGCGGGAGAAGGTCGTGCGCGTGGCCAACCTCACCGAGGTCAGCCCCGGCGTGCACGTGATCGAGGACAAGCAGCACATCTTCCTGGTGCCCAACGTCACCATCATCGTCGGCCGCGATGCGGCGCTGGTCGTCGACACGGGCCTGGGCATTGATAGCGCCAGACTGGTCCTGCAGACCGCGAGGAAGCTGGCGGGCCATCGCAAGCTCTACCTGACGGTGACCCACTTCCATCCGGAACACGGCTTCGGCGCGCAGGTCTTCAAGGGTCAGGCGACCATCATCTACAACCGCGCGCAGCGCGATGAGCTGCTGAAGAAGGGCCCCGAGTTCCGGACCCTCTTCGCCGACAAGCTCGACGTCGCGCAGGCGATGAAGGGCGTGACGCTGACCTTGCCGGACGTGGTCTACGACAACGAGGCCGAGATCGATCTGGGCGGTCGCGTGGTCAAGCTCAATTACTACCAGCCGGCGCACACGCTCGGGGACCAGGTCATCGCCGTGCCGGACCAGGGCGTGGTGATCCTCGGCGACCTGCTGGAGACCCGGTCCTTCCCGATCATGCCGTGGTTCCCCGACCTCCAGGACACCGACGTCAACCCGCAGAACTGGCGGGAGATCTTCCGCATCGTCGCGGCGACGCAACCCAAGGTCGTGATCCCGGGCCACGGCAGCATCGGCACTGCGGCCGACCTCGAGGCAGCGGCCAATCACATGGATGTCGCGCGCGCCGAAGTGACCCGGGGGTGCGCCGCCGGCAAGGACCTGTCGACGCTGCAGAAGGAGCTCACGCCGCTGCTCGCGGCCCAGCATCCGGACTGGGATCTGCAGGACTGGATCCCGATGGAGATCCAGGTCTATTACGAGCGGCTCTGCCGCCAATGACACGCACACTGCGGTGACGGACGTTGGTGA
This genomic stretch from Mitsuaria sp. 7 harbors:
- a CDS encoding ester cyclase, encoding MKKFYLATTFAFMALLSSVGAAHAADDRAVVESFYKLLLSGTTSPDLQERMNDVLSPAWESYGGYGQPAKTRAQFLAQLQGTGTVVPNLVWKVEEVLQEGNRFVVRGRATATPVRPFLGVEPSNRSFEIMSIDIHTVENHKIVKSYHVEDWHAAIEQLQGK
- a CDS encoding LysR family transcriptional regulator, with translation MDFHGIDLNLLAAFDALMSECHVTRAAARVGVSQPAMSAALSRLRTLFGDPLFLRSAQGLLPTPKAREMAEPISQALQQIKTALLPKPLFEPASASLTFNIGMSEYPAFVLLPALASALKARGPGLSLAIHGIGSRDNAVDLLDAGTIDVAVGVPPTQAERRILSRSIMQDQFVCLLRRGHPALQSPKKLATKKSSTRPTSRSATKAAAPSGTPSITKEAGLDLALFLELDHLLVSPEGDRHGLVDQALAYLGKRRRVALSLPQMFAAPTIVAHSDMVCTVMKRVAGQSPHGAQLDQFTPPVALPDIAYDLMWHRRNDAHPAQQWLREEIAALAASL
- a CDS encoding MBL fold metallo-hydrolase; translated protein: MTTLKLIAAGLALAGLMTGTAAVAAGKDVSREKVVRVANLTEVSPGVHVIEDKQHIFLVPNVTIIVGRDAALVVDTGLGIDSARLVLQTARKLAGHRKLYLTVTHFHPEHGFGAQVFKGQATIIYNRAQRDELLKKGPEFRTLFADKLDVAQAMKGVTLTLPDVVYDNEAEIDLGGRVVKLNYYQPAHTLGDQVIAVPDQGVVILGDLLETRSFPIMPWFPDLQDTDVNPQNWREIFRIVAATQPKVVIPGHGSIGTAADLEAAANHMDVARAEVTRGCAAGKDLSTLQKELTPLLAAQHPDWDLQDWIPMEIQVYYERLCRQ